One region of Amycolatopsis sp. cg9 genomic DNA includes:
- a CDS encoding phosphoadenosine phosphosulfate reductase family protein yields the protein MRCRTPALATTASPAPEVNLHDYDLVLLNTSAGKDSQAMITHVVELADAQRYPRHHFLAVHANLGDRVEWPGTRELAERQAEHYSIRFEEVRRERGDLLEQIEARRKFPSSTARYCTSDQKTSQVVKLMTREAAAFRGRGHDRPIRILNCLGLRAEESPARAKKSPLGPDPASNGRRDVTRWLPIFDWTEVDVWQTIGRSGVPYHPAYAAGMPRLSCVFCVLAGRKELVLAARLNPRLAQNYVRLEARIGHTFKPGLSMAEIVAEARATA from the coding sequence GTGCGCTGCCGGACACCCGCGCTCGCGACCACCGCGAGCCCGGCGCCGGAGGTGAACCTGCACGACTACGACCTGGTCCTGCTCAACACCTCCGCGGGCAAAGACTCCCAAGCCATGATCACGCACGTGGTCGAGCTGGCCGACGCCCAGCGCTACCCGCGCCACCACTTCCTGGCCGTGCACGCGAACCTCGGCGACCGTGTCGAGTGGCCCGGCACCCGCGAGCTCGCCGAGCGGCAGGCCGAGCACTACAGCATCCGGTTCGAGGAGGTCCGCCGCGAACGCGGCGACCTGCTCGAGCAGATCGAGGCCCGCCGCAAGTTCCCGTCCTCGACCGCGCGCTACTGCACCAGCGACCAGAAGACATCCCAGGTGGTCAAGCTGATGACCCGGGAAGCGGCCGCCTTCCGCGGCCGCGGCCACGACCGCCCGATCCGGATCCTCAACTGCCTCGGGCTGCGCGCCGAGGAGTCACCGGCGCGCGCGAAGAAGTCCCCGCTCGGCCCCGATCCCGCCAGCAACGGCCGCCGGGACGTGACGCGATGGCTGCCGATCTTCGACTGGACCGAGGTCGACGTCTGGCAAACCATCGGCCGATCCGGGGTGCCGTACCACCCGGCCTACGCGGCCGGGATGCCGCGCCTGTCGTGCGTGTTCTGCGTGCTGGCCGGCCGCAAGGAACTCGTCCTCGCCGCCAGGCTCAACCCCCGGCTGGCGCAGAACTACGTGCGGCTGGAAGCCCGCATCGGCCACACCTTCAAGCCCGGTCTCAGCATGGCCGAGATCGTCGCCGAGGCCAGGGCCACCGCGTAG
- a CDS encoding DUF932 domain-containing protein produces the protein MSYASTLIAGPANLLAPVEPSRRSAWAQLGTDVTGTGSAQQALVTAGLAGWRIRKVPMSGSDISRDGVTTIDNPEKVMLVYTDPATGATRYLSTVGTKYGVHQNEAGAAVLDTLVAESGARGTGYAGQLEGGRKTFVTIELPTTMYVDGHDAIQLHLVVFNSHDGETAFRVMIVPFRPFCANQLPVAIANHVSCVSIRHTSKSEINTEEIRSKLGLLYDYGTAFESEAKKLIRTEMTNREFDDLIREVWPVKANASARTLNNARRRNDLLTGLWTSAETQAHIRGTRWAAFQAVTEYLDHFAPAKNIEVRANRVLVSEDVAKRKQAAYDLLAA, from the coding sequence ATGTCCTACGCCAGCACCCTCATCGCCGGGCCGGCCAACCTGCTCGCCCCCGTCGAACCGTCCCGCCGCAGCGCCTGGGCCCAGCTGGGCACCGACGTGACCGGCACCGGCAGCGCCCAGCAGGCGCTGGTCACCGCGGGCCTGGCCGGCTGGAGGATCCGCAAGGTCCCGATGTCGGGCTCCGACATCTCCCGCGACGGCGTCACCACGATCGACAACCCCGAGAAGGTGATGCTCGTCTACACCGACCCGGCCACCGGTGCCACCCGCTACCTGTCCACCGTCGGCACGAAGTACGGCGTGCACCAGAACGAGGCCGGCGCCGCGGTGCTGGACACCCTCGTCGCCGAGTCCGGCGCCCGCGGCACCGGCTACGCCGGCCAGCTCGAGGGCGGCCGCAAAACCTTCGTCACCATCGAGCTGCCGACCACGATGTACGTCGACGGCCACGACGCCATCCAGCTGCACCTGGTGGTGTTCAACAGCCACGACGGCGAGACGGCGTTCCGAGTGATGATCGTGCCGTTCCGGCCCTTCTGCGCCAACCAGCTGCCCGTCGCCATCGCCAACCACGTCTCCTGCGTGTCGATCCGGCACACCAGCAAGTCCGAGATCAACACCGAGGAGATCCGCTCCAAGCTCGGCCTGCTCTACGACTACGGCACCGCCTTCGAATCCGAGGCGAAGAAGCTGATCCGCACCGAGATGACCAACCGCGAGTTCGACGACCTGATCCGCGAGGTGTGGCCGGTCAAGGCCAACGCCTCGGCGCGGACGCTGAACAACGCCCGCCGGCGCAACGACCTGCTCACCGGCCTGTGGACCTCGGCCGAGACCCAGGCCCACATCCGCGGCACCCGGTGGGCGGCGTTCCAGGCCGTCACCGAGTACCTGGACCACTTCGCCCCGGCCAAGAACATCGAGGTCCGCGCGAACCGGGTCCTGGTCAGCGAAGACGTGGCCAAGCGCAAGCAGGCCGCCTACGACCTGCTCGCCGCCTGA
- a CDS encoding single-stranded DNA-binding protein, with the protein MAGETVITIVGNLTADPELRFTTSGAAVAGFTVASTPRFFDRQSGEWKDGDALFMRCNIWRQYAENVAESLTRGARVVVTGRLKQRSFETKEGEKRTVVELEVDEIGPSLRYATAKVSKVSRSQGNGGGNGTPADDPWSSAPAAGENGFGEQPPF; encoded by the coding sequence ATGGCTGGAGAGACCGTCATCACCATCGTCGGCAACCTGACCGCCGACCCGGAACTGCGCTTCACCACCTCCGGCGCGGCCGTCGCCGGCTTCACCGTCGCCTCGACCCCGCGCTTCTTCGACCGGCAGTCCGGCGAGTGGAAGGACGGCGACGCGCTGTTCATGCGGTGCAACATCTGGCGCCAGTACGCCGAGAACGTCGCCGAGTCGCTGACCCGCGGCGCCCGCGTCGTCGTGACCGGGCGCCTCAAGCAGCGCTCCTTCGAGACCAAGGAGGGCGAGAAGCGCACCGTCGTGGAGCTGGAGGTCGACGAGATCGGCCCGTCGCTGCGCTACGCCACGGCGAAGGTCAGCAAGGTCTCCCGCAGCCAGGGCAACGGCGGCGGCAACGGCACGCCGGCCGACGACCCGTGGAGCTCGGCCCCGGCCGCCGGCGAGAACGGCTTCGGCGAGCAGCCGCCGTTCTGA
- a CDS encoding GNAT family N-acetyltransferase, which produces MPTLVASRPATPAAPDRITPAAAATGTWTVILDPPHREQDNEGRIALAEGDREAGFLLFIDCADDSVWIDTIRVVPGLRGNGLGTRLLTLALDLHPGRTIGLAAPTAALAAWYGRFGFVPAGPDGVLRRTAPR; this is translated from the coding sequence ATGCCCACGCTCGTCGCGTCCCGCCCTGCCACGCCTGCGGCCCCCGACCGGATCACACCCGCCGCTGCGGCCACCGGCACCTGGACGGTGATCCTCGACCCGCCCCACCGCGAGCAGGACAACGAGGGACGCATCGCCCTCGCCGAAGGCGACCGCGAGGCGGGATTCCTGCTGTTCATCGACTGCGCCGACGACAGCGTGTGGATCGACACCATCCGCGTCGTCCCGGGCCTGCGCGGCAACGGGCTCGGCACCCGGCTGCTCACCCTGGCGCTCGACCTGCATCCCGGCCGCACCATCGGCCTCGCCGCGCCCACCGCGGCCCTTGCCGCCTGGTACGGCCGCTTCGGGTTCGTCCCCGCCGGACCGGACGGCGTGCTGCGCCGGACCGCGCCCCGATGA
- a CDS encoding bifunctional DNA primase/polymerase gives MTAPRPAGAVRRRTTRGRTWRRRPAPRLMGVALAAARQGLYVFPLWPRSKTPCLHGKRRCQGTGVCADGHLGWEQRATTDPDLIRYWWGASPTCNVGIACGPSNLYVLDLDPDHGEDPPPEWAGARHGRDVLARLAEQAGQPYPGDTFTGRSPSPSLHLYFRVGQDSTLRNTAGRAGWRIDSRGRGGFIVAPGSVRRDGVYTVARHAPIAPLPGWLVPLFTPPPRPLPEPVEFGDVRPLSDTRRQRYLDKVADTVAHAAPHTAHDTLVRAAYTLGRLVGGGEFTDDEARAALHIAAQQRRIPTGEADDAISDGLEAGALYPRRLADRAA, from the coding sequence ATGACCGCACCACGACCCGCCGGCGCGGTTCGCCGGCGCACCACGAGGGGACGCACCTGGCGGCGCCGCCCGGCGCCGCGCCTGATGGGCGTCGCCCTGGCCGCCGCCCGCCAGGGCCTGTACGTGTTCCCGCTCTGGCCGCGCTCGAAGACGCCCTGCCTGCACGGCAAGCGCCGCTGCCAAGGCACCGGCGTGTGCGCCGACGGGCATCTGGGCTGGGAACAGCGCGCCACCACCGACCCAGACCTGATTCGCTACTGGTGGGGCGCCTCGCCGACCTGCAACGTCGGCATCGCCTGCGGCCCCTCCAACCTCTACGTGCTCGACCTCGACCCCGACCACGGCGAGGACCCGCCGCCGGAATGGGCCGGTGCCCGCCACGGCCGCGACGTCCTCGCCCGCCTGGCCGAGCAGGCCGGCCAGCCCTACCCCGGCGACACCTTCACCGGCCGCAGCCCCAGTCCGTCCCTGCACCTGTACTTCCGGGTCGGCCAGGACAGCACGCTGCGCAACACCGCCGGCCGGGCCGGGTGGCGCATCGACAGCCGCGGCCGCGGCGGGTTCATCGTCGCGCCCGGCTCGGTCCGCCGCGACGGCGTCTACACCGTCGCGCGCCACGCACCGATCGCGCCGCTGCCCGGCTGGCTGGTGCCGCTGTTCACCCCGCCGCCGCGACCGCTGCCCGAGCCGGTCGAGTTCGGCGACGTCCGCCCACTGTCCGACACCCGCCGCCAGCGTTACCTCGACAAGGTCGCCGACACCGTCGCCCACGCCGCCCCGCACACCGCCCACGACACCCTCGTGCGCGCCGCCTACACCCTGGGCCGCCTGGTCGGCGGCGGCGAGTTCACCGACGACGAGGCCCGCGCCGCCCTGCACATCGCCGCGCAGCAACGCCGCATCCCCACCGGCGAAGCCGACGACGCGATCAGCGACGGCCTGGAAGCCGGCGCGCTCTACCCGCGGCGGCTGGCCGACCGCGCGGCCTGA
- a CDS encoding SLOG family protein, with product MEKIYRRVLITGSQLWTDTTVIRDALAQVWHPDTILMSGACPRGADLLCEDCWTHWGGRVDRYPAQWVQDGTFRRDAGFRRNEEMVQAAVDLGAERCLAFILDGSSGATHTAGLARRAGIWTTVHRATTVPTVAGMPVRQG from the coding sequence ATGGAGAAGATCTACCGGCGGGTGCTGATCACCGGCTCCCAGCTGTGGACCGACACCACCGTCATCCGCGACGCGCTCGCCCAGGTCTGGCACCCGGACACGATCCTGATGTCCGGGGCCTGCCCGCGCGGCGCCGACCTGCTGTGCGAGGACTGCTGGACCCACTGGGGCGGCCGCGTCGACCGCTACCCCGCGCAGTGGGTGCAGGACGGCACCTTCCGCCGCGACGCCGGATTCCGCCGCAACGAGGAGATGGTGCAGGCCGCCGTCGACCTCGGCGCCGAGCGCTGCCTCGCGTTCATCCTGGACGGCTCCTCCGGCGCGACCCACACCGCGGGCCTCGCCCGGCGAGCCGGGATCTGGACCACCGTCCACCGCGCCACCACCGTGCCGACCGTGGCCGGGATGCCGGTGAGGCAGGGGTGA